A portion of the Thunnus albacares chromosome 23, fThuAlb1.1, whole genome shotgun sequence genome contains these proteins:
- the tbk1 gene encoding serine/threonine-protein kinase TBK1 encodes MQSTTNYLWLISDLLGQGATANVYRGRHKKTGDLYAVKVFNNLSFLRPLDVQMREFEVLKKLNHKNIVKLFAVEEESNTRHKVLVMEYCPCGSLYTVLEESSNAYGLPEDEFLIVLHDVVAGMNHLREYGIVHRDIKPGNIMRVIGEDGRSVYKLTDFGAARELEDDEQFVSLYGTEEYLHPDMYERAVLRKDHQKKYGATVDLWSIGVTFYHAATGSLPFRPFEGPRRNKEVMYKIITEKPSGTISGHQKCENGKIEWSTEMPVSCSLSKGLQSLLTPVLANILEADQEKCWGFDQFFAETNDILHRTVVYVFSLQQATLHHVYIHEYNTAALFQELLSRRTSIPLHNQELLYEGRRLVLDPNRQAKTFPKTSRDNPIMLVSRESVATVGLIFEDPSPPKVQPRYDLDLDASYAKTFAGDVGHLWKTSESLLVYQELVRKGVRGLIELMKEDYSEILHKKSEVFHLCNYCTQILEKTEQLFEVLMQANMLSSEYDEISDMHKKVLRISGSLEPIERTTQDIKSKFLPGNLLTDGWTQQVGTHPEDRNVEKIKVLLDAITAIYQQFKKDKAERRLPYNEEQIHKFDKQKLVLHASKARSLFTEECAMKYRLFISKSEEWMRKVHHVRKQLLSLSGQLINIEKEVTMLMERAIKLQEQLPQKVLPLVSSGMKPQAYLSQNTLVEMTLGMKKLKEEMEGVVKELAENNHFLERFGTLTLDGGLRG; translated from the exons ATGCAGAGCACCACTAACTACCTGTGGCTGATCTCAGACCTGCTGGGTCAGGGAGCCACGGCCAACGTTTACCGCGGCAGACACAAG aAAACCGGAGATCTGTACGCAGTCAAAGTGTTCAACAACCTGAGCTTCTTGAGGCCGCTGGACGTCCAGATGAGAGAGTTCGAGGTTCTGAAGAAACTCAACCACAAGAACATCGTCAAACTGTTCGCTGTGGAGGAAGAG tcCAACACCCGTCATAAGGTCCTGGTGATGGAGTATTGTCCCTGCGGGAGCCTCTACACAGTCTTAGAGGAGTCGTCCAACGCCTACGGACTCCCCGAGGACGAGTTCCTCATAGTCCTGCACGATGTGG TGGCAGGTATGAACCACCTGAGAGAGTACGGCATCGTTCATCGAGACATCAAACCGGGAAACATCATGCGGGTGATCGGAGAGGACGGACGCTCTGTCTATAAGCTGACGGACTTTGGAGCCGCCAGAGAGCTGGAGGACGACGAGCAGTTCGTGTCTCTGTACGGCACCGAGGAATATCTG CATCCCGACATGTACGAGCGCGCCGTGTTGAGGAAGGACCACCAGAAGAAATACGGCGCCACGGTGGATCTGTGGAGCATCGGCGTCACGTTCTACCACGCCGCCACCGGCAGCCTCCCCTTCAGACCGTTCGAAGGGCCGCGCAGGAACAAGGAAGTCAT GTATAAAATCATCACAGAGAAGCCGTCGGGGACGATCTCAGGTCACCAGAAGTGTGAGAACGGGAAGATCGAGTGGAGCACAGAGATGCCAGTTTCCTGCAGCCTGTCCAA GGGTCTCCAGAGCCTCCTGACTCCGGTGCTCGCCAACATCCTGGAGGCCGACCAGGAGAAGTGTTGGGGCTTCGACCAGTTCTTCGCCGAGACCAACGACATCCTGCACCGCACCGTCGTCTACGTGTTCAGCCTGCAGCAGGCCACGCTGCACCACGTCTACATCCACGAGTACAACAC GGCGGCGCTGTTCCAGGAGCTGCTGTCCCGCAGGACCAGCATCCCGCTGCACAACCAGGAGCTGCTGTATGAGGGCCGCCGCCTGGTCCTCGACCCCAACCGCCAGGCCAAGACCTTCCCCAAGACCTCCAGAGACAACCCCATCATGCTGGTCAGCCGCGAGTCCGTCGCCACGGTCGGACTGATCTTTGAAGACC ccaGTCCTCCTAAAGTCCAGCCTCGCTACGACCTCGACCTGGACGCCAGCTACGCAAAG ACTTTTGCAGGTGACGTGGGACATTTGTGGAAAACGTCAGAGTCTCTGCTGGTTTATCAGGAACTGGTGCGAAAAGGAGTTCGTGGTTTAAT TGAGCTGATGAAGGAGGACTACAGCGAGATTCTGCACAAGAAGTCAGAGGTTTTCCATCTGTGTAACTACTGCACACAGATCCTGGAGAAAACCGAACAGCT GTTTGAGGTGCTGATGCAGGCGAACATGCTGTCGTCAGAATACGACGAGATCTCAGACATGCACAAGAAAGTTCTCAGA atCTCCGGCTCGTTGGAGCCCATCGAACGAACAACACAAGACATCAAGAGTAAATTTCTTCCCGGAAACCTGCTGACTGACGGCTGGACGCAGCAAGTGGGAACTCACCCCGAGGACAGGAA tgtgGAGAAAATCAAAGTGCTGCTGGACGCCATCACAGCGATCTACCAGCAGTTCAAGAAGGACAAAGCAGAGCGAC GTCTGCCGTACAACGAGGAGCAGATCCACAAGTTTGACAA ACAGAAGCTGGTCCTTCATGCCAGTAAAGCCAGATCTTTGTTCACAGAGGAGTGCGCCATGAAATACCGTCTCTTCATCTCCAAGAGCGAGGAGTGGATGAG gaaGGTTCATCACGTGAGGAAGCAGCTGCTCAGTCTCTCCGGTCAGCTGATCAACATCGAGAAGGAGGTGACGATGCTGATGGAGCGAGCCATCAag CTGCAGGAACAGCTGCCTCAGAAGGTTCTTCCTCTGGTGTCGAGCGGGATGAAACCTCAGGCCTACCTGAGTCAGAACACGCTGGTGGAGATGACGCTGGG gATGAAGAAActgaaggaggagatggagggagtgGTGAAAGAGCTGGCAGAGAACAACCACTTCTTAGagag ATTCGGCACGTTGACGCTGGACGGCGGTTTGAGGGGTTAA
- the gpr19 gene encoding probable G-protein coupled receptor 19, which produces MVYAQSANTVGVNPSLYSPSFTYQMSFNYSERENSTVLATLPTTPLCSQEGSSSSLPNGTSTSYELTSGEVAVLGLVFGVLWLVSILGNALVCLVIHRSRRTQSTTNYFVVSMACADLLMSLGCAPFILLQVASGRWPLSAAACKAVRYLQHLCPGVQVYVLLSISVDRFYTIVYPLSFKVSREKAKKMILASWLFDAAFVSPCFFFYGSTPADSSHCDFFLPDSWGSIAYAAVHLVFGFVVPAGLIVSFYQRVIRYIWRISADGHTVRRTMNIVPRTKVKTIKMFLMLNSVFFLTWTPFYVAQLWHPRESNSPSRQGLLFFTAIAWISFSSTASKPTLYSVYNANFRRGMRETFCMSSMKCYRSNAYTITASSRMAKKNYIGVVDIPVQAKTVTKDSVYDTFDREAKEKKVAWPTNANPPNTFV; this is translated from the coding sequence ATGGTTTATGCTCAGTCAGCAAACACAGTTGGTGTCAATCCCTCCCTTTACTCTCCATCTTTCACGTATCAGATGTCATTTAACTATTCCGAGAGGGAAAACTCGACTGTCCTGGCAACCTTACCCACAACTCCCCTCTGCAGCCAAGAGGGCTCGTCCTCCAGTCTGCCAAACGGGACCTCCACCTCCTATGAGCTGACTTCAGGCGAGGTTGCCGTCTTGGGCTTGGTATTCGGGGTTCTCTGGCTGGTCTCCATCCTGGGAAATGCCCTCGTCTGCCTGGTCATCCACCGGAGCCGACGGACTCAGTCCACCACCAACTACTTTGTGGTGTCAATGGCCTGTGCAGACCTGCTCATGAGCCTGGGCTGCGCCCCCTTCATCCTCCTGCAGGTCGCCTCGGGTCGATGGCCGCTGAGCGCCGCTGCCTGCAAGGCTGTGCGCTACCTGCAGCACCTTTGCCCCGGTGTGCAGGTCTACGTCCTGCTTTCAATCTCTGTAGACCGCTTCTATACAATCGTCTATCCCCTCAGCTTCAAGGTGTCCAGAGAGAAAGCAAAGAAGATGATCCTGGCCTCATGGCTGTTTGACGCAGCCTTTGTCTCTCcctgcttcttcttctatgGCTCCACACCTGCAGACAGCAGTCATTGTGACTTTTTCCTTCCAGACAGCTGGGGCAGTATAGCGTATGCCGCCGTTCACCTCGTCTTTGGTTTCGTGGTGCCAGCAGGGCTGATTGTGTCGTTCTACCAGCGGGTGATTCGCTACATCTGGAGGATCAGTGCCGACGGGCACACAGTGCGTCGGACAATGAACATCGTCCCCCGGACTAAAGTCAAGACCATCAAGATGTTCCTCATGCTcaattcagttttctttctcaCCTGGACGCCCTTCTACGTTGCCCAGCTGTGGCACCCGAGGGAGTCTAACAGTCCCAGCAGGCAAGGGCTGCTGTTCTTCACGGCCATCGCCTGGATCTCCTTCAGCTCCACGGCGTCCAAGCCAACTCTGTACTCTGTCTACAATGCAAATTTCAGACGAGGCATGAGGGAGACCTTCTGCATGTCATCCATGAAATGCTACCGCAGTAATGCTTACACCATCACGGCAAGCTCTCGAATGGCCAAAAAGAACTACATTGGGGTGGTGGACATTCCTGTGCAAGCAAAGACAGTCACCAAGGACTCTGTTTACGATACATTTGATCGAGAAGCAAAGGAAAAGAAAGTAGCCTGGCCCACTAACGCCAACCCTCCAAATACTTTTGTGTAA